A stretch of the Bdellovibrio sp. 22V genome encodes the following:
- the flgB gene encoding flagellar basal body rod protein FlgB: MSSGLFDKTTNALATSLAMRQLRHNVTSSNIANAETPGYHAKKMDFEGALQRALDLDGGNSLSTSNPEHFAVGGTSVTKTRPDIYEDPEGAVNNDGNTVDVEKEMSALSENAVMYKAALQLINKKMAALKYAATEGR, encoded by the coding sequence ATGAGCAGCGGGCTTTTTGATAAAACAACCAACGCTCTCGCGACGTCACTCGCGATGAGACAACTCCGACATAATGTCACGTCATCCAACATCGCCAATGCCGAGACTCCGGGGTACCACGCTAAGAAAATGGACTTCGAGGGCGCTTTGCAAAGAGCATTGGATTTGGATGGCGGTAACTCGCTCAGCACAAGCAATCCAGAGCACTTCGCTGTCGGCGGAACTTCGGTGACGAAAACACGTCCCGATATCTACGAAGATCCCGAAGGCGCTGTGAACAACGACGGCAATACGGTGGACGTGGAAAAAGAAATGTCTGCGCTTTCTGAAAATGCCGTGATGTACAAAGCGGCTTTGCAATTGATCAATAAAAAGATGGCGGCGTTAAAATACGCTGCGACTGAAGGGCGCTAA
- a CDS encoding sigma 54-interacting transcriptional regulator, with translation MSYFDFDALHIEDRKMYEVKQLSLQLAGTQASLLILGEAGVGKTSLARYIYTKSRSPRLYCLDCKNAGGFDFSKIDGGTLLIEDLDCANPALQNELMKLVERTNGSRPRFISTSRRDLRSLVKQEQFRQDLFYKLAVVHLEIPRLEDRGSDFQNIVNFLLEVSQIMYGKSGLRLTAEAYGRLNSWNWPGNIRELENVLERAVVLAKSSLIGPESIQFEAVNDEMAADFAPGMSLSEVEKRLILQTLELTAQNRTRAAQMLGISIRTLRNKLNEYKEAGVL, from the coding sequence ATGTCGTACTTTGATTTTGATGCTTTACACATTGAAGACAGAAAAATGTATGAAGTGAAGCAATTGAGTTTGCAATTGGCGGGCACGCAGGCCAGCCTTTTGATTCTCGGTGAAGCCGGTGTTGGAAAAACCAGCTTGGCTCGCTACATTTACACAAAAAGCCGTTCGCCGCGTTTGTACTGCTTGGATTGTAAAAATGCCGGCGGTTTTGATTTTTCAAAAATCGACGGTGGCACTCTTTTGATTGAAGATTTGGATTGCGCTAATCCTGCTTTGCAAAATGAATTGATGAAGTTGGTTGAAAGAACCAATGGTTCACGTCCACGCTTCATTTCCACATCGCGCCGTGATTTGCGCAGCCTGGTGAAGCAAGAACAATTCCGTCAGGATTTGTTCTATAAGCTTGCGGTGGTTCATTTGGAAATTCCGCGTTTGGAAGACCGTGGCTCTGATTTTCAGAATATCGTGAATTTTCTTCTGGAAGTTTCCCAAATCATGTATGGCAAATCGGGCCTTCGTTTAACTGCGGAAGCATACGGTCGTTTGAACTCCTGGAACTGGCCTGGAAACATCCGTGAACTCGAAAACGTGCTTGAGCGTGCCGTGGTTCTTGCAAAAAGTTCACTCATTGGACCTGAATCTATTCAATTTGAAGCTGTGAATGATGAAATGGCGGCTGATTTTGCTCCGGGCATGTCCCTTTCCGAGGTGGAAAAGCGTCTTATTTTACAGACCTTAGAGCTTACGGCACAAAACCGGACTCGGGCAGCACAGATGTTAGGTATTAGCATTAGAACATTGAGAAACAAACTCAACGAATACAAGGAGGCAGGTGTTTTATGA
- the flgC gene encoding flagellar basal body rod protein FlgC, whose translation MADFLTGMRISSSGMAAQRMRMNTIASNIANINTTQTPEGGPYRRKDVVFEAMPDAKNFGEIITSTDPHGSFQRVQVTDILSDRKAPLLKYEPDHPDANADGYVAYPNINLMEEMTNMIQASRSYEANVTALQASKDMALSALEIGR comes from the coding sequence ATGGCTGATTTTTTGACGGGCATGAGAATTAGCAGCAGTGGTATGGCGGCGCAAAGAATGCGCATGAACACCATTGCCAGCAATATCGCGAACATTAATACCACGCAAACGCCTGAAGGTGGGCCGTACCGCCGTAAGGACGTGGTTTTCGAAGCGATGCCTGATGCAAAGAATTTCGGTGAGATCATTACTTCGACGGATCCTCACGGCAGTTTTCAACGGGTCCAGGTCACCGACATTCTTTCCGATCGCAAAGCTCCGCTTTTGAAGTACGAGCCTGATCATCCCGATGCGAATGCTGACGGTTACGTGGCGTACCCTAATATCAACCTTATGGAAGAGATGACCAATATGATACAGGCATCGCGTTCTTATGAGGCAAACGTGACGGCGCTTCAGGCGTCAAAAGATATGGCTTTAAGCGCCTTAGAGATCGGCCGGTAG
- the fliE gene encoding flagellar hook-basal body complex protein FliE — protein sequence MEGFTVSNANRFLDTGLVRDSKSLSIEGPSSASSTAGTGKSFADTLKDAVSSVNEMQKASDKAMQNLATGKTDNVADVMIAAEKADIALKVMVQVRNKIIDAYQEVMKMQV from the coding sequence ATGGAGGGTTTTACTGTATCAAATGCAAACAGATTTCTTGACACTGGACTCGTCCGCGATTCCAAGTCGTTAAGCATCGAAGGCCCCTCATCCGCAAGTTCGACAGCAGGTACTGGTAAGAGCTTCGCCGACACTCTGAAAGACGCCGTAAGCAGCGTGAACGAGATGCAAAAAGCTTCAGACAAAGCAATGCAGAATCTCGCGACTGGTAAAACGGACAACGTTGCAGACGTTATGATCGCTGCTGAGAAAGCAGACATCGCCCTCAAGGTGATGGTGCAAGTACGTAACAAGATTATTGATGCGTACCAAGAAGTCATGAAAATGCAGGTTTAA
- a CDS encoding tetratricopeptide repeat protein, with protein MNTLRFVLMAGCLILGLAEARANKVNGVINFQGDTVHLELMGQQNWDYDVKRVERKGQTIVEMTVPAMDDATIQSLASFKSDFIQGVSVDRKGPDGKHIILFTLSGDDVDTFDYLTDQPSRLIVDFYLNPNLKPKKENKTVAQKEETKKTEATAKPAKTAAKVKTDKARKPATADALTIANQGVSVAANDTVKSGIFDGGDPDYDRFSIKDYEIKEEAMIRAKDNYYIPFPMLETPVSYWEKLKVTPTIYQISPQQSDENKQARLLLTLFEKQRYGVFLKTREWFQDKYPQSQYNEVVDFMTADVHLALWQDEGKPSHYDEALQKYKEAIQKYPKSPLAERTSLKIGYLSLERGDYLGALRLFKEHIDNKNFGENASLSKDLARLGMGLAYMKLNKWQDAVAQFDEVEKTSTNRDLKVEGAFRRGDVWVRAKNYKKAVEDYQTALKKYPEGQNSYPNAYYNQAESLFWMNKYNQSLDVYRDFVKKFPSNDHAPFAMTRMGELLEIFGADKSRVMGSYLETYFRYGESPSAVIARLRLLSARMKGMKPKEVNNAVGEIMSLAKKIDLPNIEQFATVMVADGYSSRGEQQKAIDLLSKYYKEHPTSVDVPLISNRIVSNINDKLQTEVDSGNFIRALKTHSQYADTWLKNSKRLDTKYNVGRAFEMGGAPNEAEKYYKDVLNRVYAIRGTPEAREIQVKEEIPSEDELNLRLAAVFTQEHKYNQAYENLKNIKTPEKLSEDAQIERVNIAVRLLEKRGDNESAIRYLGELLRTWKGQPELVAEPYLKLAELQLKQERPTEALQALEMIDKQQKDSKKVAPVIHAKALEMMGDIYMQKGQVDQAITSYDSLLETYEESRPLSSIRYKLGQIYFKRGEIQKAAEVWNDFKGEKSAFWKNLAQEQLKNSEWRDGYKKYIKRIPAMSENEQGK; from the coding sequence GTGAACACTTTACGATTTGTGTTGATGGCAGGATGCCTGATCTTAGGTCTAGCTGAAGCTCGAGCTAATAAAGTCAATGGCGTGATCAATTTCCAAGGCGACACTGTTCATTTGGAATTGATGGGCCAGCAGAATTGGGATTACGACGTTAAACGTGTGGAACGTAAAGGCCAGACCATTGTCGAGATGACGGTTCCGGCGATGGACGATGCGACGATTCAATCTCTTGCCTCTTTCAAAAGTGATTTCATTCAAGGTGTTTCCGTGGATCGTAAAGGTCCCGATGGCAAACATATTATTCTATTCACGCTTTCCGGTGATGACGTGGATACGTTTGATTATCTTACGGATCAGCCTTCGCGTTTGATTGTGGATTTCTATCTAAATCCCAACCTCAAACCTAAAAAAGAAAACAAAACAGTCGCGCAAAAAGAAGAAACTAAAAAAACAGAGGCAACAGCTAAGCCGGCAAAAACAGCTGCAAAAGTTAAAACTGATAAAGCCAGAAAGCCGGCAACGGCAGACGCTTTGACGATTGCGAATCAAGGTGTCTCTGTCGCGGCAAATGATACGGTGAAATCCGGTATCTTTGATGGCGGCGATCCTGACTATGATCGTTTCTCTATTAAAGATTATGAAATCAAAGAAGAGGCGATGATTCGCGCCAAAGACAACTATTATATCCCGTTTCCAATGTTGGAAACGCCGGTGTCGTACTGGGAGAAGTTGAAAGTCACACCGACAATTTATCAGATTTCTCCGCAACAAAGTGATGAAAACAAACAAGCGCGTCTTTTGCTGACTTTGTTTGAGAAACAAAGATACGGCGTATTTTTAAAAACACGTGAGTGGTTCCAAGATAAATATCCTCAATCTCAATACAACGAAGTCGTGGATTTTATGACCGCTGATGTTCACCTTGCTTTGTGGCAGGATGAAGGCAAGCCTTCGCATTACGACGAGGCTTTGCAGAAATATAAAGAAGCGATTCAGAAATATCCGAAGTCTCCTTTGGCGGAAAGAACGTCTTTGAAAATTGGCTATCTTTCATTGGAAAGAGGCGATTACTTAGGTGCTCTTCGTCTTTTTAAAGAGCACATCGACAACAAAAACTTCGGCGAGAACGCGTCGTTATCAAAAGACCTGGCTCGTTTGGGAATGGGCTTGGCTTACATGAAATTGAATAAATGGCAGGATGCCGTTGCACAATTTGATGAGGTCGAAAAAACATCGACGAACCGTGATCTTAAAGTCGAAGGGGCTTTCCGTCGCGGTGACGTATGGGTGCGCGCGAAAAACTACAAAAAAGCCGTCGAAGATTATCAAACGGCTTTGAAGAAATATCCCGAAGGACAAAACTCTTATCCGAACGCCTATTACAATCAGGCGGAGTCTTTGTTTTGGATGAATAAATACAACCAGAGCTTGGATGTATATCGTGACTTCGTAAAAAAATTCCCAAGCAACGATCATGCGCCGTTTGCGATGACTCGTATGGGCGAGCTTTTGGAAATCTTCGGCGCGGATAAATCCCGCGTGATGGGCTCCTACCTTGAAACATATTTCCGCTATGGTGAAAGTCCAAGTGCGGTGATTGCACGTTTGCGCCTGTTGAGCGCGCGCATGAAAGGCATGAAGCCGAAAGAAGTGAACAATGCTGTCGGTGAAATTATGTCTTTGGCAAAAAAAATCGACTTGCCGAATATCGAGCAGTTCGCGACTGTCATGGTGGCGGATGGATATTCTTCTCGCGGCGAACAACAAAAGGCGATCGATCTTCTTTCAAAGTATTATAAAGAGCATCCGACTTCAGTGGACGTGCCATTGATTTCTAATCGCATCGTTTCAAATATCAACGATAAGTTGCAAACGGAAGTGGATAGCGGAAATTTCATCAGAGCTTTGAAAACTCACAGTCAGTACGCCGACACATGGTTGAAAAACTCGAAGCGTCTGGATACGAAGTACAACGTAGGCCGCGCTTTTGAAATGGGGGGCGCTCCCAATGAGGCGGAAAAATATTATAAAGATGTTTTGAACCGCGTTTACGCAATTCGCGGAACTCCGGAAGCGCGTGAAATTCAAGTGAAAGAGGAAATTCCCTCTGAAGACGAATTGAATCTGCGTTTGGCGGCCGTCTTCACGCAAGAACACAAGTACAATCAAGCTTACGAAAATCTTAAGAACATCAAAACGCCGGAAAAGCTTTCTGAAGATGCACAAATTGAGCGAGTGAATATCGCAGTTCGTCTTTTGGAAAAACGCGGCGACAATGAATCGGCGATTCGTTATCTCGGTGAACTTTTGCGCACGTGGAAGGGACAGCCAGAGCTTGTGGCGGAACCTTATCTAAAATTGGCCGAATTGCAGCTTAAGCAAGAGCGTCCGACGGAAGCATTGCAAGCATTGGAAATGATCGACAAACAACAAAAAGATTCAAAGAAAGTCGCTCCGGTTATTCACGCGAAAGCTTTGGAAATGATGGGCGATATTTACATGCAAAAAGGTCAAGTGGACCAGGCGATTACTTCTTACGATTCTCTTTTGGAAACGTATGAAGAAAGCCGTCCGCTTTCTTCAATTCGCTATAAGTTAGGACAAATTTACTTCAAACGCGGCGAGATTCAAAAGGCTGCGGAAGTATGGAACGACTTTAAAGGTGAAAAAAGCGCATTCTGGAAAAATTTGGCTCAAGAGCAGTTGAAGAATTCGGAATGGCGAGACGGTTACAAAAAATATATCAAAAGAATTCCAGCAATGTCTGAGAACGAGCAAGGCAAATAG